Proteins found in one Miscanthus floridulus cultivar M001 chromosome 4, ASM1932011v1, whole genome shotgun sequence genomic segment:
- the LOC136549336 gene encoding disease resistance protein RGA2-like isoform X3: MAKEYIDHGIISSKADIFSLGVIIIEIITGHRDYPNIGERTETSLKNYADEVVESWKNRLLEITPMHMSLEMHIQQVEQCISVALKCLEPDSKKRPTSLEIVQSLNAVELKCRSPGYPPSVIEKDRRNRNLFSQANANIINIPMTTSAINGLNECANLFQWVTLAISFPKAPLNETQKEKLHGDVRQLHGDLQFLSDTLPAMYNLIDRAEWRFHDHSVAGLLSRLKDAVYDAEDILDEFRWYETKLSVEGNAISVEPVIDFFHSVTQGSFNKVADIQKRLNHLSGQLEKMGLLQAVPRFDKSFRPETTSFPTEAKIFGRGKEKDKLIRLLGVPTNNSAGPSGHKRKRSGVCSSPGNQICATIDTNEAAVTSVPVLPIVGIGGVGKTTLAQDICKRKKVKRHFVPIIWICVSDDFDVKRLTKEAIEQSCGKVPKNNNLNVLQGALANSLNTKRFLLVVDDMWNENEQDWKRFCAPFRNALKGSMMLVTTRSPKVADVVRTMDPFPLEGLKKDVFRKFFKFCVFGPNSSNIDPELERIGEKILPKLRGSPLAAKTLGRLLGMSLELAHWDRILKSQLCELRQKETDILLALRLSYMYLPLYLKRCFSFCAVYPKDYIFKKEDLVEIWVAEGLVEHHPNISLHHTGGQYFEELAHLSFFQRYNPWSSENYVIHDLMHDMAQLVSKDECFIVKEKNDIPKIPQNVRHLSVVKGGDIQCSDLLKYDMAQHRKLRTLFCHLSLESETDNTVMEKWCNELLCMRVMVCSISKWGLPGSIGNMKLLRYLKILDSSLCMSLPSGFGCLYNMLIFNATKWSIDDIPSFFGMLINLQKFESAKYQFHHRYIHSVDVHEGASATDEGQRGQFQIENYNGESLPSWSHPQNSEQIHRYGNTNCTFLSLTDVVIQSCENLKSLEQFLQPAYVPIIKEIEISYCRSLESVPAERFGDLRFLEVLLVSHCPMIKSQRMFAPSLKKLYLTNSGNLGGNIECSSLTIFHFSENYLESVELQTWNFPLLQELNVTFCPSLTIIRDSEPISTGEARSRMGKFLKLAHLTIMNCDRLESIDDLLHLPAIERIFIMRSGLLSLPANRLGGFPLLKDLDISLCPRLDWQSGMLLPSSLQNLTLSSCGDFSAWFPSCLENLTSLESLQIIGCECIVSVPGHLWSSKLKSLQSLKFLSCWKLKSIGGSDAIAHIRDLCIHDCPELEEID; encoded by the exons ATGGCCAAAGAATACATAGACCACGGAATTATCTCGTCTAAGGCAGATATATTCAGTTTGGGTGTCATAATCATAGAGATAATCACAGGTCACAGGGACTATCCCAATATTGGCGAGAGAACTGAAACATCTCTCAAGAACTATGCAGACGAA GTGGTTGAAAGTTGGAAGAACAGACTTCTAGAAATAACACCCATGCATATGTCACTGGAAATGCATATCCAACAAGTGGAACAATGCATCTCTGTAGCCCTGAAGTGCTTGGAACCTGACTCAAAGAAAAGGCCTACTTCACTGGAGATAGTTCAAAGTCTAAATGCCGTAGAACTAAAATGTAGATCTCCTGGATATCCCCCCAGTGTCATTGAGAAG GATAGGAGAAACCGAAATCTTTTCAGTCAAGCCAATGCGAACATAATCAACATACCAATGACCACCAGTGCCATTAATGGCTTGAATGAGTGCGCCAATTTGTTCCAGTGGGTTACATTGGCCATTTCATTTCCAAAAGCTCCGTTGAATGAAACACAAAAGGAAAAACTTCATGGAGATGTAAGGCAGTTGCACGGTGACCTTCAATTCCTTAGTGATACTCTACCAGCAATGTACAACCTCATTGATCGAGCAGAGTGGAGGTTCCATGATCATTCTGTGGCTGGTCTCCTTTCAAGACTCAAAGATGCAGTGTATGATGCAGAAGACATTCTAGATGAGTTCAGATGGTACGAGACGAAGCTTTCAGTAGAGGGTAATGCGATCTCAGTGGAACCAGTCATTGACTTCTTTCACAGTGTCACTCAAGGCAGCTTCAACAAGGTGGCTGATATCCAGAAGAGGCTCAATCATCTTTCTGGACAGCTTGAGAAAATGGGCTTACTTCAAGCAGTTCCACGTTTTGACAAATCATTTAGGCCTGAGACCACCTCTTTCCCCACTGAGGCAAAGATTTTTGGCCGTGGTAAGGAGAAGGATAAGCTAATCAGGTTGCTTGGTGTACCAACAAATAATAGCGCAGGTCCTTCTGGACACAAGAGAAAAAGAAGTGGAGTCTGTTCATCACCAggcaaccaaatttgtgctacCATTGATACTAATGAAGCAGCAGTAACGAGTGTTCCAGTTTTGCCAATTGTTGGAATTGGGGGTGTTGGAAAAACCACCTTGGCTCAAGATATTTGCAAACGTAAAAAAGTGAAACGTCACTTTGTCCCGATAATTTGGATTTGTGTCTCAGACGATTTTGATGTCAAGAGGTTGACTAAAGAAGCCATAGAACAATCTTGTGGCAAAGTGCCAAAAAACAATAATCTGAATGTTCTTCAGGGTGCTCTTGCAAATAGCCTGAACACTAAAAGATTTTTACTTGTTGTTGATGATATGTGGAATGAAAATGAGCAGGATTGGAAGCGCTTCTGTGCACCTTTTAGAAATGCACTTAAGGGAAGCATGATGCTTGTCACCACTAGGTCTCCGAAGGTTGCTGATGTAGTGCGTACAATGGATCCCTTTCCCTTAGAGGGTTTGAAAAAAGATGTGTTTCGGAAGTTCTTTAAATTCTGTGTGTTTGGGCCTAATAGCTCCAACATTGATCCAGAGTTGGAACGGATTGGTGAGAAAATACTCCCAAAGTTGAGAGGCTCTCCTTTAGCTGCAAAAACTCTTGGACGGCTGTTAGGAATGAGCCTTGAGCTAGCACATTGGGATAGGATTCTCAAGAGTCAGCTGTGTGAGCTTCGACAAAAGGAGACCGACATTTTGCTGGCTCTTCGGTTGAGCTACATGTATTTACCATTGTATTTAAAGAGATGCTTCTCGTTCTGTGCTGTGTACCCGAAAGATTACATATTCAAAAAGGAGGATTTAGTGGAGATTTGGGTGGCAGAAGGCTTAGTGGAACATCACCCTAACATTTCACTTCATCATACTGGTGGTCAGTACTTTGAAGAACTTGCACATCTGTCATTTTTTCAGAGATATAATCCATGGTCCAGTGAGAACTATGTAATACATGATTTGATGCATGACATGGCACAACTGGTTTCAAAGGACGAGTGCTTTATagtaaaagaaaaaaatgatattCCTAAGATCCCTCAGAATGTCCGCCATCTGTCAGTGGTCAAAGGCGGAGATATTCAGTGTTCTGACTTACTGAAGTATGACATGGCACAGCATAGAAAGCTGCGCACCCTATTTTGCCACCTGTCTTTAGAGAGTGAAACTGATAATACTGTGATGGAGAAATGGTGTAATGAACTTTTGTGCATGCGTGTCATGGTCTGTTCTATCTCTAAGTGGGGCTTACCAGGTAGTATTGGCAATATGAAGCTACTGCGGTACCTTAAAATCCTCGATTCTAGCCTTTGCATGAGCCTTCCTTCAGGATTCGGTTGCCTCTATAACATGCTGATATTTAATGCTACGAAATGGAGCATTGATGACATTCCTAGCTTCTTTGGCATGCTGATCAATCTGCAGAAATTTGAATCAGCGAAATATCAATTTCATCATAGATATATACATTCAGTGGATGTGCATGAAGGTGCAAGTGCAACTGACGAAGGGCAGAGAGGGCAATTCCAGATAGAAAACTATAATGGTGAATCTCTTCCAAGCTGGTCTCATCCACAAAACTCAGAGCAGATTCACCGTTACGGCAACACTAATTGCACTTTCTTGTCCCTGACTGATGTAGTCATTCAGAGTTGCGAAAACTTAAAAAGCCTCGAACAATTTCTACAGCCCGCTTATGTGCCTATCATCAAGGAAATAGAAATTTCCTATTGTAGAAGTTTAGAATCAGTACCAGCTGAGAGGTTTGGAGATTTGCGTTTCCTTGAAGTTCTGCTTGTGTCCCATTGTCCAATGATCAAATCACAACGCATGTTTGCCCCGTCTCTAAAGAAGCTGTATCTGACGAACTCTGGGAATCTCGGAGGCAACATTGAGTGTAGTTCTCTCACTATCTTCCATTTCTCGGAAAACTATTTGGAATCCGTCGAACTACAAACGTGGAATTTTCCATTACTACAGGAGCTCAACGTCACTTTTTGTCCTTCTCTGACAATTATTAGAGATTCGGAACCTATATCCACTGGCGAGGCTAGAAGCAGAATGGGAAAGTTCCTGAAACTCGCTCACCTAACCATTATGAACTGCGATAGGCTTGAATCTATCGATGACCTCCTACATCTCCCTGCCATTGAGAGAATTTTTATTATGAGAAGTGGCTTGCTGTCCCTACCAGCTAATAGATTGGGAGGTTTTCCTCTTCTGAAGGATTTAGACATTTCATTGTGTCCAAGACTTGACTGGCAAAGCGGAATGTTGTTACCATCGTCCCTCCAAAACCTCACGTTATCGAGTTGTGGGGATTTCTCTGCCTGGTTTCCCAGTTGCCTGGAGAACCTCACCTCCCTCGAGTCACTACAGATTATTGGCTGTGAATGCATAGTGTCTGTTCCTGGCCACCTATGGAGCAGTAAACTCAAATCACTTCAGAGTTTGAAGTTTCTTAGTTGTTGGAAGCTTAAATCAATTGGTGGATCAGACGCAATTGCACACATAAGAGATTTATGTATTCATGACTGCCCAGAGTTGGAGGAAATTGACTAG